In a single window of the Deltaproteobacteria bacterium genome:
- a CDS encoding GNAT family N-acetyltransferase, protein MIDVFEIRLDDLSGAPTRELLALHLAGMHASSPPGHSFALDLSGLQAPGVTVWSAWRGGEICGIGALKQHDAELGELKSMRTHPKHLREGVGAALLEHIIIEARARGLKTLSLETGVGPAFNAALAMYRKRGFVDAGPFGDYVPSAFNQFLHLLL, encoded by the coding sequence ATGATCGATGTATTCGAGATCAGGCTCGACGACCTTTCGGGCGCGCCCACGCGCGAGCTGCTGGCGTTGCACCTCGCGGGCATGCACGCGAGCTCGCCTCCAGGGCACAGCTTCGCGCTCGATCTCTCGGGGCTTCAGGCGCCGGGGGTCACCGTCTGGAGCGCGTGGCGCGGCGGTGAGATCTGCGGAATCGGAGCGCTCAAGCAGCACGACGCGGAGCTCGGCGAGCTCAAGTCGATGCGCACCCATCCGAAACACTTGCGCGAAGGCGTGGGTGCCGCGCTCCTCGAGCACATCATCATCGAGGCCCGCGCGCGCGGTTTGAAGACGCTCAGCCTCGAGACCGGAGTGGGGCCGGCGTTCAATGCTGCACTCGCCATGTACCGGAAGCGCGGATTCGTCGACGCTGGGCCCTTCGGCGACTATGTTCCCAGCGCGTTCAACCAGTTCCTGCACCTGCTTCTCTGA
- a CDS encoding VOC family protein, protein MAPSPVLDLKAFVPAKDYTLAKQFYLDLGFTLNFGNDQISEFQVGGSRFFLQPFYLKEHAGNFMMSLLVDDADAWWAHIQKAGIPAKYPGIMAKAPAMQPWGVRVLYLSDPTGVLWHITDRRTG, encoded by the coding sequence ATGGCACCAAGCCCCGTCCTCGACCTCAAGGCCTTCGTGCCCGCGAAGGACTACACACTCGCCAAGCAGTTCTATTTGGATCTCGGATTCACCCTCAACTTTGGAAATGATCAGATCTCCGAGTTTCAAGTGGGCGGCTCTCGCTTCTTCCTGCAGCCGTTCTACCTGAAGGAGCACGCGGGCAACTTCATGATGAGCCTGCTCGTCGACGATGCCGATGCATGGTGGGCACATATCCAGAAGGCCGGCATTCCTGCAAAGTACCCCGGCATCATGGCCAAGGCGCCGGCGATGCAGCCGTGGGGCGTGCGCGTGCTGTACTTGAGCGACCCGACGGGCGTCCTCTGGCACATCACCGATCGGCGCACCGGATGA
- a CDS encoding OmpA family protein, with amino-acid sequence MKSRLAVGIGFALLFGGTSAWAADKEGCKPPAWAPERMPGFEITDCEHQDWGEVDMQLVDGSKHLQGRVDKITYTLVDESKNPSNEKARNYFAAQGKRSGATLMSDPQGGWSCTLTRKDAQGEHWYEYAHGSGNDESTGSFTLTTVDLGALKQEVVVREAPTDWNYQTNPCKDPPWLVKQFGYFKIDSCSVSDFDQETLSTPDGDLTLAGHFYRVTYALTDPKKNPVAHAVWQNYVDALKGLGAKLVTKPDEDFKALLTRKTPHGEQWFLYEHGSGNSDSTTSYSLTYVVAGGPPPKACTLQIYGVNFDFNKSNLRPDSEPVLKQVLAMFQADASYSAEIGGHTDNVGEKNYNQKLSGERAKAVKDWLVAHGIAPARLTSAGYGDTRPLVPNNSDANRARNRRVELKRVGCKK; translated from the coding sequence ATGAAATCGCGTCTGGCGGTCGGCATCGGATTCGCGCTGCTGTTCGGTGGAACCTCGGCCTGGGCGGCCGACAAGGAGGGCTGCAAGCCTCCCGCCTGGGCTCCGGAGCGCATGCCCGGCTTCGAGATCACCGATTGCGAGCACCAGGACTGGGGCGAGGTGGACATGCAGCTCGTCGACGGCTCCAAGCACCTTCAGGGTCGCGTCGACAAGATCACCTACACGCTCGTCGACGAGTCGAAGAACCCCAGCAACGAAAAGGCCCGCAACTACTTCGCCGCCCAGGGCAAGAGGTCCGGCGCCACGCTGATGTCGGATCCGCAGGGCGGCTGGTCTTGCACGCTCACGCGCAAGGACGCGCAGGGCGAGCACTGGTACGAGTACGCGCACGGCAGCGGCAACGATGAGTCCACCGGCTCGTTCACGTTGACCACCGTTGACCTCGGCGCGCTCAAGCAGGAGGTCGTGGTCCGCGAGGCGCCCACCGATTGGAACTATCAAACCAATCCTTGCAAGGACCCGCCTTGGCTGGTGAAGCAGTTCGGGTACTTTAAAATCGACAGTTGCTCGGTCTCCGACTTCGACCAGGAGACGCTCTCCACGCCCGACGGCGACCTCACGCTCGCCGGCCATTTCTACCGCGTGACCTACGCGCTCACGGATCCCAAGAAGAATCCGGTGGCCCATGCGGTGTGGCAGAACTACGTCGACGCGCTCAAGGGCCTCGGCGCCAAGCTCGTCACCAAGCCCGACGAGGACTTCAAGGCGCTGCTCACCCGGAAGACGCCCCACGGAGAGCAGTGGTTCTTGTACGAGCACGGCTCGGGAAACAGCGACTCGACGACTTCATACAGCCTGACCTACGTGGTCGCCGGCGGCCCTCCGCCCAAGGCCTGCACACTTCAGATCTACGGCGTGAACTTCGACTTCAATAAATCAAACTTGCGGCCCGACTCGGAGCCGGTGCTGAAGCAGGTGCTGGCCATGTTCCAGGCCGACGCGTCGTACTCGGCGGAGATCGGCGGGCACACCGACAATGTGGGCGAGAAGAACTACAACCAGAAGCTCTCCGGCGAGCGCGCAAAGGCCGTGAAGGACTGGCTGGTGGCGCACGGCATCGCCCCGGCGCGGCTGACCAGTGCTGGCTACGGCGACACCCGGCCG